A genomic stretch from Vulpes lagopus strain Blue_001 chromosome 11, ASM1834538v1, whole genome shotgun sequence includes:
- the PELI3 gene encoding E3 ubiquitin-protein ligase pellino homolog 3 isoform X1: MVLEGNPEVGSPRNSNLRHPGSQGSCVLSSPGEDAQPDQEPIKYGELIVLGCCEEGGEETEAQRGEVTGPRAHSCYNGCLASGDKGRRRSRLALSRRPHANGVKPDVMHHISTPLVSKALSNRGQHSISYTLSRSHSVIVEYTHDSDTDMFQIGRSTENMIDFVVTDTSPGGGAAEGPSAQSTISRYACRILCDRRPPYTARIYAAGFDASSNIFLGERAAKWRTPDGLMDGLTTNGVLVMHPAGGFSEDSAPGVWREISVCGNVYTLRDSRSAQQRGKLVENESNVLQDGSLIDLCGATLLWRTPAGLLRAPTLKQLEAQRQEANAARPQCPVGLSTLAFPSPARGRTAPDKQQPWVYVRCGHVHGYHGWGCRRERGPQERECPLCRLVGPYVPLWLGQEAGLCLDPGPPSHAFAPCGHVCSEKTARYWAQTPLPHGTHAFHAACPFCGAWLTGEHGCVRLIFQGPLD; the protein is encoded by the exons ATGGTGCTAGAAGGAAACCCTGAAGTGGGGTCTCCCCGAAACTCAAACCTCCGTCATCCAGGGAGCCAGGGCTCTTGTGTCCTCTCTTCTCCTGGTGAAGATGCACAGCCAGACCAGGAGCCCATCAAGTATGGGGAACTCATCGTCCTGGG ATGCTGTGAGGAAGGaggtgaggaaaccgaggctcagagaggggaagtgactggtccaagggcacacagctg CTACAATGGGTGTCTGGCAAGTGGGGACAAAGGCCGCCGGAGAAGCCGCCTGGCGCTGAGCCGCCGACCCCATGCCAACGGAGTGAAGCCAGATGTCATGCACCACATCTCCACACCACTCGTTTCCAAG GCACTGAGTAACCGTGGCCAGCACAGCATCTCGTACACACTGTCCCGGAGCCACTCGGTCATAGTTGAGTACACACATGACAGCGACACGGATATGTTCCAG ATCGGCCGTTCCACGGAGAACATGATCGATTTTGTGGTAACAGATACATCCCCTGGAGGAGGGGCTGCTGAGGGCCCCTCAGCCCAGAGTACCATCTCTCGCTATGCCTGCCGCATCCTCTGTGACCGCCGGCCACCCTATACTGCCCGCATCTATGCCGCTGGCTTTGATGCTTCCAGCAACATCTTCCTTGGA GAGCGGGCGGCCAAGTGGCGGACCCCTGACGGCCTGATGGATGGCTTAACCACCAATGGGGTCCTGGTGATGCACCCAGCAGGTGGCTTCTCTGAGGACTCAGCCCCGGGTGTCTGGAGGGAGATATCAGTCTGTGGGAACGTGTACACTCTGAGGGACAGCCGCTCTGCACAACAACGAGGGAAGCTG GTGGAAAATGAGTCCAATGTGCTACAGGACGGCTCCCTCATTGACCTGTGTGGGGCCACACTGCTGTGGCGCACGCCAGCAGGGCTGCTGAGGGCACCGACGCTGAAGCAGCTGGAGGCCCAGCGGCAGGAGGCGAACGCGGCACGGCCCCAGTGCCCTGTGGGCCTCAGCACTCTGGCCTTCCCCAGTCCGGCCCGTGGCCGCACGGCACCCGACAAGCAGCAGCCTTGGGTCTACGTCCGGTGTGGCCATGTCCACGGCTACCatggctggggctgcaggagagAGCGGGGCCCCCAGGAGCGCGAGTGTCCTCTCTGTCGCCTTGTGGGGCCCTACGTCCCCCTGTGGCTTGGCCAGGAGGCCGGCCTCTGTCTGGACCCTGGGCCACCAAGCCATGCCTTTGCACCCTGCGGCCATGTCTGTTCTGAGAAGACTGCCCGCTACTGGGCCCAGACACCACTGCCCCATGGCACCCACGCTTTCCATGCTGCCTGCCCTTTTTGTGGGGCCTGGCTCACTGGTGAGCATGGCTGTGTCCGCCTCATTTTCCAGGGGCCACTGGACTAG
- the PELI3 gene encoding E3 ubiquitin-protein ligase pellino homolog 3 isoform X2 codes for MVLEGNPEVGSPRNSNLRHPGSQGSCVLSSPGEDAQPDQEPIKYGELIVLGYNGCLASGDKGRRRSRLALSRRPHANGVKPDVMHHISTPLVSKALSNRGQHSISYTLSRSHSVIVEYTHDSDTDMFQIGRSTENMIDFVVTDTSPGGGAAEGPSAQSTISRYACRILCDRRPPYTARIYAAGFDASSNIFLGERAAKWRTPDGLMDGLTTNGVLVMHPAGGFSEDSAPGVWREISVCGNVYTLRDSRSAQQRGKLVENESNVLQDGSLIDLCGATLLWRTPAGLLRAPTLKQLEAQRQEANAARPQCPVGLSTLAFPSPARGRTAPDKQQPWVYVRCGHVHGYHGWGCRRERGPQERECPLCRLVGPYVPLWLGQEAGLCLDPGPPSHAFAPCGHVCSEKTARYWAQTPLPHGTHAFHAACPFCGAWLTGEHGCVRLIFQGPLD; via the exons ATGGTGCTAGAAGGAAACCCTGAAGTGGGGTCTCCCCGAAACTCAAACCTCCGTCATCCAGGGAGCCAGGGCTCTTGTGTCCTCTCTTCTCCTGGTGAAGATGCACAGCCAGACCAGGAGCCCATCAAGTATGGGGAACTCATCGTCCTGGG CTACAATGGGTGTCTGGCAAGTGGGGACAAAGGCCGCCGGAGAAGCCGCCTGGCGCTGAGCCGCCGACCCCATGCCAACGGAGTGAAGCCAGATGTCATGCACCACATCTCCACACCACTCGTTTCCAAG GCACTGAGTAACCGTGGCCAGCACAGCATCTCGTACACACTGTCCCGGAGCCACTCGGTCATAGTTGAGTACACACATGACAGCGACACGGATATGTTCCAG ATCGGCCGTTCCACGGAGAACATGATCGATTTTGTGGTAACAGATACATCCCCTGGAGGAGGGGCTGCTGAGGGCCCCTCAGCCCAGAGTACCATCTCTCGCTATGCCTGCCGCATCCTCTGTGACCGCCGGCCACCCTATACTGCCCGCATCTATGCCGCTGGCTTTGATGCTTCCAGCAACATCTTCCTTGGA GAGCGGGCGGCCAAGTGGCGGACCCCTGACGGCCTGATGGATGGCTTAACCACCAATGGGGTCCTGGTGATGCACCCAGCAGGTGGCTTCTCTGAGGACTCAGCCCCGGGTGTCTGGAGGGAGATATCAGTCTGTGGGAACGTGTACACTCTGAGGGACAGCCGCTCTGCACAACAACGAGGGAAGCTG GTGGAAAATGAGTCCAATGTGCTACAGGACGGCTCCCTCATTGACCTGTGTGGGGCCACACTGCTGTGGCGCACGCCAGCAGGGCTGCTGAGGGCACCGACGCTGAAGCAGCTGGAGGCCCAGCGGCAGGAGGCGAACGCGGCACGGCCCCAGTGCCCTGTGGGCCTCAGCACTCTGGCCTTCCCCAGTCCGGCCCGTGGCCGCACGGCACCCGACAAGCAGCAGCCTTGGGTCTACGTCCGGTGTGGCCATGTCCACGGCTACCatggctggggctgcaggagagAGCGGGGCCCCCAGGAGCGCGAGTGTCCTCTCTGTCGCCTTGTGGGGCCCTACGTCCCCCTGTGGCTTGGCCAGGAGGCCGGCCTCTGTCTGGACCCTGGGCCACCAAGCCATGCCTTTGCACCCTGCGGCCATGTCTGTTCTGAGAAGACTGCCCGCTACTGGGCCCAGACACCACTGCCCCATGGCACCCACGCTTTCCATGCTGCCTGCCCTTTTTGTGGGGCCTGGCTCACTGGTGAGCATGGCTGTGTCCGCCTCATTTTCCAGGGGCCACTGGACTAG